The window TTAATTTGCAACTAAAGCAATTAGAAGCTTTAGATTAAATTAAGGTCCAGCCAAAGAAAGAAAataggctacatataaggctatCAAGAAATAGACGAAAGGATTAACAGagctaactaagattatgcacaagggtagattAAAGAGGGTATGAAATATGGCTACCAAAAAATGCCTACATCATCTTCTAAACCAACACAcataccaggcaagttctagacatcaaaatGCAGCAAGGAATATAACAAAAATCTCACTCACACATGGCACATACTCAAATCAAGTAgtatcatcatagactctcaactaaGTAATCAcacaaattcaacattaagccaacaacatTCAAGATTTATATTCATGAGCTTAGGTGTCTCAAAAGTAGTTGTtcaacacaatcaacatgctttatcAGCCAAAAcaacttgcatcatgcaatcacacATAGCACTAACAAAAATAACTCACTTTAAAGACCACTTCTTCATCATTCAACCTCATTTTTTTAGAGTTTTCTCTCTTACATCTATCAATGGTCCTCCCATCGCTAAGAATAAATGTTCTTAAATTATTATCACCCAATCATCTGCATCATAGTCAAGAACAATAAATTTAGCAGGGAtgataaacttaccaacctttatgagcaCATCCTCAATAATTTCTTTGGGATGAACTTGGGTTTTGTCTGCTATCTGAATCACCACAGAGCATAGTTTTGACTTCTCCAACCCAAGAGTGTTGAACACTGATAGAGGCATCAAGTTTACACTTATCTCCAAATCACTCAGAGTATGAAATACACCATTATCACCAATTTTTATGGGGAGGGTGAAACTCCCtaggtccttaagctttttgggAATCTTTTTCATTACCACAGAGTTGTACTCCTTGGTAAGTACCAACATCTCAATGTCCTGCAGTTTAGTTTTATTAGTCATCACATTCTTCAAGTACATAGCGTACTTCGAATTTtctacaaaacatctaacaaaggaaaATTAATGTGAAGTtatctgaacgtgtcaaagaaatTCTTAAAACAAGCATCCTCTTTGGCCTTTTTAGCCCCTGCaggaatggtggtggtggtctttccTGCACTTGCTCAG of the Capsicum annuum cultivar UCD-10X-F1 chromosome 11, UCD10Xv1.1, whole genome shotgun sequence genome contains:
- the LOC107846554 gene encoding uncharacterized protein LOC107846554 produces the protein MTITLRCGKKLNDRLPKMNSKVHVELVPQQVAGRDVDNLRKYEYPKAKVTEQVQERPPPPFLQGLKRPKRMLVLRISLTQNSKYAMYLKNVMTNKTKLQDIEMLVLTKEYNSVVMKKIPKKLKDLGSFTLPIKIGDNGVFHTLSDLEISVNLMPLSVFNTLGLEKSKLCSVVIQIADKTQVHPKEIIEDVLIKVGKFIIPAKFIVLDYDADDWVIII